The following nucleotide sequence is from Callithrix jacchus isolate 240 chromosome 12, calJac240_pri, whole genome shotgun sequence.
GCCCTGGGGCTGAGTCCCTCACGCCGCAGAGAACCCAGGACTACCGACCAGGAGTTCAGTTCTGTTGCTGCCTCCCTGGAAGGGGAAGGACAAGGTCCAGGCTGCTGAGTACAAGGAGGCACTGACACCATGGGACATCCCACAGGTAGGTGGATGATAGCAGAGAGCAGTCCATGGCTTTCtctttttgaggtggggtctcatcctgttgcctaggctatagtgcagtggcatgaccatgacTCACTGgaaaccttgacctcccaggctcaagtgatcctcccacctcagcctcatgagtagctgggactacaggtgtgcaccaccatgcctggataattttatattttttatagagacagggtctcattatgttgcctaggctagtcttgaactcttgggctcaagtgatcctccctctttggcctcccaaagtgctaggattacaggtgtaagtcactttGCCCGGCCACGGTCTGTGACTTTAAGCTATGTCCTTCCCTTGCCACCTccgttttctcatttgtaaaacttCTACAATGAAAGGTGGTTTTTACGATTAACGATAATATGTACCCAGTACATGTCAGATTCTCagtaaatagtattttattattactctgGAGTCAGGGACTAGCCTTGTGGGGCTTGGGACAAATTGTCCACTCCCCAGAGCCAGAGATCCTGCCTGGCCCCAGCCATGACTTACTTTTCAAAGCAGTGGGCAGCAGTAAGGACCCAGGTATCTGCCACCAGGGAGCCGCTGCAAATGTGAACTCCCTGCCTCCTCACACTGGCCTGCCAGGGCCACTCGCCGGGAACTGTGTTGCCCTCCTGAGGCTCAGGGGGGCCAGGGCCACGCTGTCCACAGGCTGTGAAAAGCGATGGGTCACACTGACAGCAGATCCCTGTCCTGACCTCACCCCAGGTCCAACACAGACCCAAATAAGGCCCATACCCCGTGTCCCCAGACCTTACCATGCTGAGTGGCTTGAAGACCTGGGAAGAGAGAGACACAGGTGAGACGCAGGGACGCCAGGCCTGCCTAGctttggggaggagaggggatggGCTGGGGGGCAGGCCCAGGGTCCTTGCCTGTGACTGTGATTACCTCACCAGCCCCTCccagaatgaaaatatttatatgaggTCGAGACAGCTTTTATTGGAACCTATTCAGCGTGCATACTCAGTAATTAATTCTCCTTCAGCTGTGCTCAGCACTCCAGGGCTTGGGGTTCAACCTGGGAGTAGGCCAAACCTCCTCCAGGCTTCAGAACCCCCAAAGCCTGCCCCCACCACTGAGTCAGGGAGGTGGCCTCTGTGTATGGAGAGCATTAGCTTAATTGTCCCCTCAGCAGCAGAGGCCTAAGAGGAAGGATTAGAGGCCTGCGTCATTTCCAAGGGGGGAGGGCCCCAAGAAATGGAGACATACCTCATCCCTGCTCTCAGTCTTCCCCACCTTCCCAGAAACTGCCTGAGAGTCCGCCAGAGAGAGGGCCACTGCCTGCCACCCCCCACTCACAGGCATACAGGCACATAGGCACCCCTGTGAGACAGCTGAGCCAGGCTGCCCAGAGGAtggatgaaaagaaagagaaactgaagCCAGAGGCACCCAGAGTTTGCCTGAGGTCATTCAAGGCAGAGATGGGCACAGGACACACACAGGCAGCACCACATACATAAGACCACAGGCCCTGTCGATGCAAACTAGCTGGCCCGAGAAAACCTCACCTATGTAGACACAGGTGGCCACATACCCTGCCCCACAGAGTTCCATCCCCACCAACAGACTGTCACACACAGGTAGTCCCCCCACCAAGGAGCAGGGGCTGCTGGGGCAGAGGTGGCCCCTGAGCCCCCACACATGGTAGCTCACCCTCCATGAGGACCATGGCACCCACGATGAGCCGCGCTGGGCCCCAGCTCCACTTCATGCTGCCCCGGGCCACTCTGCTGCCTGTGCTCTGCTCTCAGAGGCCACCTGGGTCTCCCTGGCTCCACCTCTGCTCCACCCCCCAGTTGGCTAGGAGTCAGCTGTCTACTTGTCCTAGCCAGCAGTTCCTAGCTCTGGGGCTGTGGCTGTGCGACCCTGGGCTCATTACcacccctctctgggcctcggcCGTGGAGCCAGACTGTCTGGGTTTAAATCTGTTTCTTTACTACTTAAGTAGCCTGAGAGAGAGAAACTCAGTTGTTGAATGGAAAACACCTTGATGATAGCCTGGCACGGGGTGAGCTCACTCCCAGCATGAAAGCACCATCCtggggggccgggtgcggtggctcaagcctgtaatcccagcactttgggaggccgaggcgggtggatcacgaggtcaagagatcgagaccatccaggtcaacatggtgaaaccccgtctctactaaagatacaaaaaattagctgggcatggtggcgcgtgcctgtaatcccagctactcaggaggctgaggcaggagaattgcctgaacccaggaggcggaggttgcagtgagccgagatcgcgccattgcactccagcctgggaaacgagcgaaactccacctcaaaaaaaaaaaaaaaaaaaaaaagaaagcaccatCCTGGAACTGAGGAGGCACATGGGCAGCTCCTCCTGGTCCCTGCTTTCCATGTCTACTCCCCCGCTTCTCTCCCAGCCAGGGCAGGTGGGTTTCACATGCCCCTCCCAGGTCTACTCAGAGACAGTGTGTGCAGGGCTGGGTGTTGAGGGGCCAGTGCCCACAGCCGCTTGTTGGCTGTGAGCCTTTGGCAAATCCCAGTACCTCCCTGGGCCTGCTGCCTTCCCGGGAAACAGGGTGACAGCGGTGCCCACCTTCCTCACGGGCACTGGAGGACTCGGTCAGGTGGGAAGAACACTCGGGTGCATGCCTCCTCTTCCCATTCCTAACTCAGGCTGGCCCAGACCGGTCCAGGACCCTGACCCCAAGACAAAGGCAGCTGTGGGTAGGGTTTAGCATATAGATGCTGGAGGCAGATGGACCAGTTGGATTCAAATCCTGAGAGCCTCctgctgtgtgatctcaggcaaactacttagcctctctgtacctgagtttcctcatcaagatagggataataatagtactcaCCTCATAAATCACTGTAAAGATTAAACGAGTTTAACACGTTAacacaagttgtttttttttttgaagatggtcttgctcactgcagcctcaaccttctgggctcaagtgatcttgccagcttcctgaatagttgggactgcaggtgcataccaccatgcctggctaaatttatttttgttttgtagagacaggggtctcactattttgcccaggctggtctggaactcctggcctcaagtgatcctcctgccttggcctcccaaagtacagggatttcaggtgtgagccactgcacccagccaacacaaGTTCTTAAACAGTGCTTGGCATGTAGGTCAGTGCTCAGGGCatgttaggcaaaacaaaaaccttcacaACCTGGCTCTGGTCTTCTGGGGCTACCAGGACTAGCTTGCAATGGTTGATAAGGCTGGTGGGGTAAGGTTAAACTCAAGGAAGAACTTCCCAGCAAGCATTCACAGAACCAGAAAGGGGCCCTTGCAGGTATGTGCTCAGCCTTCCCAGGAGAGGAAGCCTGGCTCCTGTGCACAGCAGAAACAAGCTGCCAGACTGtttcctgggggtgggggctgacGGCACCCAGGTCTTGCTGACTTCACACACTGGAGATGAGAGTACCCATAACCACCCTTCCCAGCAGGCCCTCCACTCTCCTTCTGACTCACCCTTCCCAGCTCCAGAGAAGGCCCAGCACCACAGTCCCTGGCAGATACATGGTTCAGACTTGGCTGATTTATCTAAGAAACTTTATTGCTCAGAACCTTCCCTCCCTGGGCAATGGCAAGAACTTTGGAGACCAGCCTCTGGGGACGGAGTCAGAGGCACTAGGTGGAAAAAAGAGCATGTGGCAATTTGGTCCATTACCAGGTATGGGtatgggagagggagggaggactcTAGAAGGCCCCGAATCTAGGGACCCTGCATCTAGGGACCTAGGAGCATTCTAGGGACACAGATATGCCCCCATGGGCAAGGCTCACATGCCAAGGCAAAGCagatgaggccagcctggctcagGGTGAGGGCTTAGTGCCTCTTAGCCTTGCCCTGGGGTTCTTGGATCTTCTGGAAACTGAGCCACATCAGGCCCATGTTGATGGCATAGGTGGTGATGCAAACGATGCAGAAGTCATAGAGCACGAAGAACAGGATCCAGGCCAGGTAGACAGAACCAGCGAGAGAGACCAGGGAgctcagcagcagcaggagagcGGCCCAGCGTGTCTGCAGGCAACCTGCAAGGCAGAAGAGGAGCCAGTGTAAGCTTCCGGgactggcaacatagcaagacccaatctctatcaaaaatttaaaaattcagctgggcacagtggctcatgcctgtaatcccagcactttgggaggtggaggcaggtggatcacctgaggtcattagttcgagaccagcctggccaacatggtgaaacaccgtttctactaaaaatacaaagattagccaggcgtggtggtgggcacctgtaattccagctactggggaggctgaggcaagagaatctcttgaacctgggaggtggaggttgtagtgagctgagatcatgccattgtactctggcctgggcaacagagcaagacttcatctcaaaaaaaaaaaaaaaaaaaaaaaattaaaaattaactaagtgggctgggtacagtggctcacccctgtaatcccagcactttgggaggccgaggtgtgcggatcacgaggtcaagaggtcgagaccatcctgaccaacatggtgaaaccccatctctactaaaaaatacaaaaattagccaggcgtggtggtgcatcttgtagtcccagctaaggcagaagaatcacttgaaccaggaggcagaagttgcagtgagctgagattgtgccactgcactccatcctggtgacagagcagcgagactctgtctcaaaaaaaaaaaaactgaatgtggtggcatgtgcctgtagtcccagctactcaggagaaccgcttgagccaggagttccaggttacagtgagctatgattgtgccactgcactccagcttgggcaacagagcaagatgatctcttaaaaaaaaaaaaaaggccaggtgcggtggctcatgcctgtaatcctagcactttgggaggctaaggtaggcggatcacaagttcaagagatccgAGACcttcttggccaacatagtgaaaccctgtctctactaaaaatacaaaaattagctgggtatggtggcgcatctgtagtcccagctactcgggaggctgaggcagggagaattgcttgaacccgggacgcagaggtcgcagtgagcagagatagcaccattgcactccagcctgggaacagagcaagactctgtctaaaaaaaaactaattttggcATCTTTTCCACAAAACTGGGGTGCTGgcggggcatggtagctcacacctgtaaccccagcactttgggaggctgaggtgggcagattgtttgagaccagcctgggcaacaggccgagacaccgtctctaccaaaaaaacaaatacaaaaatcatctgggcatggtggtacccgcctgtggttccagctacttggaaggctaaagtgggaggatcacttgggccgggaggcagaggttgccgtgagctgaaatcatgccattgcactgggcaactgccagaccctgtctcaaaacaacagacAAAAAACCTGGGGACCTAGGATGTCTTTAAGAGCCCTTCAACCTCTAACAGTACTTAAACCAATTGAAAGACTCCTGTTAGTTACCTCCCTAACCCCAGGATGCTCCGTGATGAGCAGCTAGCTGGCAGTCTACTATGTGGGTCACCAAGATTGCATGGAGTGGGGCTGAGCTGACCAAGGGGGATGAGGGGTGGGGCCTGCAGGGAGGGGGCAGAGCCACTCACCTAATAACAGCTGTAGTGTGTAGAAGATGCAACCGAATATGCTGTTGGATTGATTGAGGATGCTGTCCTGTCCCAGCACATGCTCCACCAGCCCgaagcccctcccccacctggcagaggggtggggtggggtggaacCAGGTTAGGAATGTCAACTTAGTGGCTTGGATCCTGCCCTAGAAAGGTGATTTCCAAAAAGCCACCTGGGCTATCCTCCTTTCCCCCACCTTCCATCCTAGTCCAGGGGTCGATGACCTCCAGGCACAGGGAACCTTTGGCCACATCAGGATTCCATGTCACTGACCctgtcctcccctctccccagacCAGGTCTGGACGTGGCTACTCCGTAGGTCCTGCTTTTCATCCTAGATcttaagtaattatttttcttttctttctttctttctttttttttttttttttttttgaggcagagtctcacttgttcgcccaggctggagtgtaatggcacgatctccgctcactccaagttccacctcccgggttcaagcgattctcctgcctcagcctcctgagtagctgggattacaggcgcccgccacagcgcccagctaatttttgtatttttagtaaagatggggtttcaccatgttggccaagctagtctcgaacttcgaatctcaagtgatccatctacccgcctcagcctcccaaagtgctgggattacaagcgagagccactgcgctcggccctTCGGTAATTCTTAACATGGCAAGGCTGGTATAACGTGTCACTCGGTTTTGAATCAGACTGGGAGTCGAGGGCAGGTTATCTTTGCCCTGGACCCCGGAATCTCCAGCTCCCTGGCCACTCACTCGCCTCCTCTGTATTCAGTCATTATGCTAAGGCCTGGCCCTCACGCACAGCCAGACCGGGCCACCTAGTTCCCGAGCACAGCCATTGCCAACATCCCCCGGCTCCGCCGAGCGCGGTCCTTGAGACCACCATCATTAGTCCCTGCCGCCATCCCGCCTCCCCGCCTT
It contains:
- the VKORC1 gene encoding vitamin K epoxide reductase complex subunit 1 isoform X1; its protein translation is MGSTWGNPGWVRLALCLAGLVLSLYALHVKAARARDRDYRALCDVGTAISCSRVFSSRWGRGFGLVEHVLGQDSILNQSNSIFGCIFYTLQLLLGCLQTRWAALLLLLSSLVSLAGSVYLAWILFFVLYDFCIVCITTYAINMGLMWLSFQKIQEPQGKAKRH